A part of Streptomyces sp. NBC_00557 genomic DNA contains:
- a CDS encoding DUF1877 family protein: MGIYMELMRVEPETARAAVAGQAWPRPEMREGEKFRAVLSLGKAWNALQWLLTASGCPVDPVMGTPFLEEQPFDYAPPGLLTAEEVVRAADFLAGLDFDALADFADEAAMDADDVYPSGYDRQRAEELRSHYADLQRFYETAAAADQWVLTTLT, encoded by the coding sequence ATGGGGATCTACATGGAATTGATGCGCGTCGAACCCGAGACCGCACGGGCAGCCGTCGCCGGTCAGGCCTGGCCACGCCCGGAGATGCGCGAAGGCGAGAAGTTCCGGGCCGTCTTGTCGCTGGGCAAGGCATGGAACGCCCTCCAATGGCTGCTCACCGCCTCGGGCTGCCCGGTCGACCCGGTGATGGGCACTCCGTTCCTGGAAGAGCAGCCATTCGACTACGCCCCGCCGGGGCTACTGACCGCCGAAGAGGTCGTCCGAGCCGCGGACTTCCTCGCAGGGCTGGACTTCGATGCCTTGGCGGACTTCGCCGACGAGGCAGCGATGGACGCAGACGACGTCTACCCGTCCGGCTACGACAGGCAACGGGCCGAAGAGCTGCGTAGTCACTACGCCGATCTCCAACGGTTCTACGAGACCGCAGCAGCTGCCGACCAGTGGGTCCTCACCACGCTGACCTGA